Proteins encoded within one genomic window of Fragaria vesca subsp. vesca linkage group LG1, FraVesHawaii_1.0, whole genome shotgun sequence:
- the LOC101302879 gene encoding E3 ubiquitin-protein ligase FANCL-like — protein MECNEQSRCIELAKASTFYRAVYSEIEEVGWEHLVRFSADLTSLSFRILDSKGRVHVMEIQLDKTHPTSPPSVSADVPYLFNIKWSSNSRLKDVVQQFRKHLERLQTFWSTLDDIDRSLRVVEHKQASPAGSNRQISIGNDCFIMLSINATDPKSLPECRFIGSGQIVNLLRDRWRRNSNRWGRDKKFLDNLERILETQLPRPVDVEKNDQELECGICYAHSLPVDDELRDKSGTGTDYTCDNTSCKRTFHSICLMDWLCSITTTRQSFNVLFGSCPYCSEPVAVKINSVKK, from the exons ATAGAGGAAGTTGGGTGGGAGCATCTTGTGAGATTTAGTGCAGATCTAACATCTCTCAGCTTTCGGATCTT AGATAGTAAGGGAAGAGTGCATGTTATGGAAATTCAGTTGGACAAAACCCATCCTACCTCTCCTCCTTCAGTTTCAGCA GATGTACCTTATTTGTTTAATATAAAATGGTCATCAAACTCAAGATTAAAAGATGTGGTGCAGCAGTTTAGAAAG CATTTAGAGAGGCTTCAGACATTTTGGTCTACTTTGGATGATATTGATAGGTCCCTTCGTGTTGTTGAACATAAACAAGCATCTCCTGCTGGATCCAATCGCCAAATCAGTATAG GAAATGATTGTTTCATCATGTTGTCTATTAATGCCACTGATCCTAAATCTTTACCAGA GTGCCGTTTTATTGGTTCAGGTCAAATCGTAAACCTTTTGAGAGACAGATGGCGGAGAAATAGCAATAGATG GGGAAGAGACAAAAAATTTCTGGATAATCTCGAACGTATTCTGGAGACTCAGCTGCCAAGGCCTGTAGACGTTGAGAAGAATGATCAGGAACTGGAATGCGGAATTTGTTATGCTCACAGTCTTCCAGTTG ATGATGAGCTCAGAGATAAGAGTGGAACTGGGACTGACTATACATGCGACAATACCAGCTGCAAGAGGACATTTCATAGCATATGTCTCATGGACTGGTTGTGTTCCATTACCACAACAAGACA GTCATTTAATGTTTTATTTGGAAGTTGTCCATACTGTTCAGAACCAGTTGCAGTGAAAATCAATAGTGTGAAGAAGTAA